A stretch of DNA from Artemia franciscana chromosome 6, ASM3288406v1, whole genome shotgun sequence:
caagagtcgaaatcctacACATAtagtctcaagcctattacttccgactcattatatatgcatgcctacaaatattatgctactatggggaggcaacccataggAGATAAATAGGATAATTTCTTggaatagaaatgaaaaaagcaGAAAAGGATAAAATCAACATGATTGACTCTTCAAAAAAAGTTCATAACTTTGAATTCTTTTGAATGAAATCTTTCAGAAAAACATCACATCTACATATTCTAGTAATTTCCAAGACATGCTTTGCTTAAAAGAAATTCCttaacaatttttaatattataaaacgTGGTTACAAAATTTTTACGAAGATCCTTGTTTAAGAAGACTCGTCTGTCGTCGATGCTGGTCTTTGCTCTCTTTCTATTTTCACCAACTTCATCTGAAAGAAAAGTGTTCATGGTTAAATAGTCCTGAACCCGCCAACGCGGAGGGAATAGAAGGGTGTTTCCCTGAGAACAGTTAAAGGCTAGATAAATATGTAAAAGTCTAGACAATTTAGGCCTAAAGCTTGGGCTGGTGAGAAGGAGTTAGGAGTAGAGAAATATGAGACTTTTAGAGAAGAATGAGATAAAGTTCACGAAAAATAACCTTTAGCTCCAATTCACTGTTATTATGTTGTACAATTACAATATAATAATTACAGTGTGATATTTGCAATATGAAAAACCAGGCATTAGAACTGATTTGTTGAATTGAGCAATTTGGATTTTGATAATAATCATAAcgtcaaaataaaactttacttACAATTCTTCAacgcaaaaaaataattttcttttgagaTACGAAGCAATAGAAGGAATTAGGTGGAGAAAAAATACCGGCCCAAAATTCtccaaaaataattccaaaattcTCGCAACTCCCAGCGTTCTCCTAAATACATATGTCTAATCATCACAGTTCTACGTAAAATTGTTGTCTCTCCATAGTGTCTAAAGGCGTTAACTTGATTTGTGCTCGGGGTcggattttcttttcttgaccTGTTTACTCGACCCGTCGAGTTTTGTTTTGTGTTgttgtattttcatttgtttgtcATATGAATTTACTTGATATTTGAGCATTTGTCGAACAATTCTTAATGTTGAGTTACTTCAGAAAAATTCAATGTATGGACACTCGGTGACAGTGCAATAATACAACATCTCTTGTATATTCCTCTTTgtacgattaaataaaaaacatgtgaTCGGACACaacaaaaagtataaaacaaaTACTATTCCACGAGACTTTATCGGACAGAGGTAAGAACATTTGCCTGTGAGTAGTATCTCCGCAATGACTACCAATACATACATAGCCTTGAACTCCCAATACACACGTAGCCTATTACTCCCAATAAACACACAGCCTTAAACTCCCAATGCACAAATATCCCAGTACTGTAACAAAACACATATCCCATTAATTTAAGCGGCCAGTACTCCCACCATTCCTACGACTATTTGGAGTTGCTAGTCTCTCCTATCCAGCTAAAAACTTCTTGTAGACCTAACATTTTTCTTGGAACAATATACACATATTTTTTCAACGAAACTACTCAATTGATACAACAAGAGCCCTATACATATGATTTTATCACAATTTCTGGTTGATAAGGAAATTTTTGGAACCATTATTATCTGAGTTTCGTTTGCCAAGTGTGTTATTTAATAATTGAAGTGATTTTGAAGTTACATGATGTATAATAAGCAAAGTTTTGATATGGATTCTAATATACAATTGGTGGAGATCTTTTTGTACTATAATGGTATCAGCCGACCACACTACAGCCGACCAGGTGTCGTTATTATAATGTAGTGGCTCTGAGCTCATCAGTTTTCCGTTACCAGACTTGTGCATGAGTTTGGGTCCCCACATTCCCATCCAGGATCCAATGCCCCTCACCAGGGCCCAGAGTCCCCCTTCTACATTCTCAAGTCCCCCTCTAGGGCCCCAATGACTCACCCACTCTAGAAACTGTTGCCCCCCCTAACATTTTCtgaactttgaaaatttttaacttttttcttacaCAATTTTTTGATAGAATTTTTTGAGACTTTGAATTTTCTTGGGGCGTAGATATTTTTGGTAATTCGAATTATTTTGGAACATAAGTTTtggacttaaaattttttttgggacTTCGAATTTTTCGAGGACGTAATATTTTTGGATGCCAAGAATCTCCTGATATGTTTCCGAGAATTCCAAGAAGGCTACATTAGAATTTAGTCCTTAAAAAAATCTCAgtccaaaaaaattctaagtaaaaaaaaaccatgaatttcataaaatcaacaGAAAACTGTTTAGAAGGAAAAATGCTGGATTTCCTGAATTCATAATATGGTTGAAATGTTCTTCATTTCGAGTAATACTAGGCGAAACCAAGATGCTACCTAATAAATCAatcaattattttgaatttggaaATTCGTTAATGCTGTTTACTGAAtttaaacatattatttttattcctaatttctgaagataattttaattatatacttAAAGCTACTGATATCATAGCTcctgtaagactatgaaaagtaTTATAGATTCGTTTGTTGTTGCAGGTTGTTGCATatgcactagttttattgatacaTGTTAGATAGGCTggaaagcaataatttttgttcgtttgaagtttcaacttcgcgctttacttcctgtttttttttaaattaatcttcgCTTGTTTTTGATAATTTAGAAAACAGCACTGCCCTGATCTCTTTTTgcttatacggaataattactgttcggtttaagttttaatgttgctccttagatTCAGATGAGAACTTATTCTTTTATGTAAATTCTAATCCTTTCAAGTCTAGAGGAGATAAGACATCTCGGTCCTTATTAAGGAGCTGAACGAAGAATCCGTACAACAATTGAAGGAAAAATAAGTTTAAGaatggaaagaaaaatcaaaacatagtgTCGCTAGCATAAACATAGTTTATAAGCTATATAGCTTATAGTATAtataagctatatatatattatagtttATAGCTTATAGTTTATAAGGTAGCGAAACATAAGTTTCGCTagccctggtaaaaaaaagaaacaaaaaaggagaGACATCAGtgtgaaaaagtaaaaaacagtgATTTTTCTTAGTGTTCAAGGTGAACGTTTGTAATTGTCCTACTTAAAGTTTTggaccatgctgattccaaagcactttttatttcaatctgacgccattttcaaggggtttcaggctctttttcaaaGTCACCATATTTTTGTtacgcaataaacttttacttttaagattaaccgAAACAATAGTTATTATTCTTGATTCATTGTGAGATGGCAAATTTTTTTCAccagttagttttttttaaaaaaaaacgcatttttcaattcttggttactatgggctgtggttcactctttactaggttgtagcttCTGCTGCAATCATGATGAGTGCATCAAATTTACAAAATCAGTGaaattatcttatcttaaaaaaaatcatataaggGACAAAACCGTAATTGAAACAAGCCGGAAATAATTTGATATATTGGTGTTTGTATCTCAATTACGTAGCTGGGCCTAGAGGAGGAACATATGGTTGACGTTCttgcaaacctccagttaaagattttggaccataattattacagTGGTATCTTTATATGCCTCCAAACTTTTCTACTTAAGAAGTGACGCCAAAAGTGTTTTAAGTGCTATATCATACTTACgaatggtagaattgataaacaTCACGTAGCTATGAGCAGTAGCTTTCGAATGGGCCATTAAACATAACTCTTAAAAGCTCTGGTAGCCCATTAGCCTCaacttttccacttgagacatggtaCCAAAAGTCCcttttttagtgccatttggaacttgctGATGATGGAATTTTTATGAAGGTCGTATATATGAGTAATACCTTTTATATGAGCTGTAAAAAAATCTGTctacgatgttctggtagcccctTAGTGCCACCTCTTGAGAAATAGCACAAAAAGTGCCATGTTagtgtcatatggcacttgcggatggtggaatttataaaaagcacgtagatataaGAAATAGCATTTAAATGAACCATTTAGCATCTATCTATGATGTTTCGGTAGCCCTCTAGGCCtgctgaaataaaacaaaaaacaaacaaacgaacaaaaaacgGAAGACAGATCAGTGTTACCTATGCAAacaagtgattttccttgttgttcaaagaGGGAGACTGTAATTTCCCTGTacaaggttttcgactattctgattCCAATGGcatacttttcattttaatctgtcgccattttcaaggggtttcaggcttttttttgaagtcatcataaatttcttttcgcaataaacttttacttttaagacgaactgaaataatagctaccattcctgaatcagtgtcaaatggcaatttttttccactaggcatttttttttttaagttaacaGTTAACTTTTggctactatgggctgtggttcgctctttactaggttgcagttaCAACTGCAATCATGATAATGTATGAGCTGTGTAAAGTCAATACATTTATTTGAGTGGCAAGAAGAAAAAGGCTGCTAGCTCGCGTATCATCTTATAgacataaaaaaagggaaaaatattatcttttttttcaaactaccTTCTATGTTCAGATCTTAAAATCCACGTTTACTCCAAAGGGTAGTATGTCTTATTTTGGGctggtgaatatttttttggttttgataaATATATTGTCTTCCCAAAGGAGAGTAGCGCATGAGCGGAGTAATGAATATGCGAAAAATTAATTTGCTGGTCCTTTACATCTTGCTGTAGCGATCCATTCTAAGAACGTTTTGTTAAGTCTACCTAAAAGTTGGCCATGTTTCACCCATCGAGGTTTAAAACCTTTTAAGCATATACGTGGAAAATACAATTTagctttattttagaatttaacTTTGTGAGTATATGACGTTTGTCAAATATCCCCATTAGATTTCTCGTAGTTTAATTTTACCGAAATAAGGTATGCATATTCATTGAAAAAGAGTGGCTGGGTTTTActctattaaagaaaaaatattacccACGGCTATATGCTTTTGGCGCtgattctaattttatttattttgcgtACAAGTTTCAACGTCTTAATGCCCTATTTATTCGATAGTTGAGCCAAATCTCTTTGTTAATTCGGTAAAGAAATTCCTAATGAATACACAAGAGAATACCAAGAGTTCGGTTGAGAATACCAAAACTTCCACGCTCTCTCTACTTGTTGGCTTGTTTCCAAATGTAGCTAAAACTATTGCGGATTTAGCTGTGAACGGTTGCGAACAACACTTTGAACCAGTGCCCGctggagaaaatattagattttttgtgatttcttggttgatttagtgattttcttcaataatccagtgaaggcaatataaaaaaaaactaaaaacagtgataaatcactaggggtggcaaccctgctttTAACGAATGTCTTCCGAAATCCCTTATGCTAAATTTATCGTTTTCGTTCCCTTTGGCTCCCATTGAGGATTGTACTTTCTACTTTTTCTTCTGAGGTTGTTGACCGCAAGGAGATTTCGTCTCCTCGACAGTGTCGGTTTTTGTGAATGATTTTATTCACCTCTACACAACTTTGCTATTACAAATAGTTTTTGTAACAACAGTTTGTAATCGAATCCTTCTTGTGGCATGACCCTGCATGTCTCAAAATATGAGACTTGCATGTCTATGTAAAGACTGTACATATGACTTCAGCCCCCTACTCCAACTTAGAAGACCAAGAATGTTTAAAAAGCGGAAGGTTGCACACTATTAGGGAAAATATCACACATCTCTtgcaaaaataacaattttgaacGTTTTGCCCCTCTAGACTGTTTAATCCCCCTCTTCCTCCTGAATTACTGATATGACCCTTATTTTGTGCGACCATTTTTCGCTTACCttaggttttattttatctgttttcCCTTGTGAAGACTTGAGTGAAGCTGGTGATATTTTGAATTGCATTTTCTGACCTTTTGGTATGAAGACGTCGTCAGTCGCCACAACTGTTACGCCTTGATCTGAGTCGAAATGATCATTCATTTCGAATGGATCTTGATCATTACTTAGTGGTAGTCCTCTCGGGTATGTTATCATTGGGGCCAAGTAGGAATAAGCTTGCTGGTTGTTATAACGACCATATACGATGTTTGCTGCTTGTGTTCTCAGTTCGTCAATTGCACGCGGAGGAATGGCCACATAGTAGTTTGAAAAAATTGCGGGGTCGAATGGCCTGCTCCCAGAGAACCATGGCGGAATCGGTACAGTAAGAACACTGCTTGCTAGCAAGAGTGTcagtaaaacctaaaaaattagtaaatataatgtaaaatataaataaaaggtaaaataaatatatgtaaatattagaaaataaataaatacgtataaatataatatgaaaatatgaTATACAGCAAGTTGCatgaaaagggaaaattgaaGATCAAGTACTAATGGGAAAAAGATTCTGTTGCTTGAACATTCAttgaacaaaatattattttcaactgaaagtgaggaaaGACACTAAAATAGAAATtagttcgtatatgaaaggggctgccgcCTCCTTAATACTTCACACTTCATGCTTAGTTTGGCTATTTgacacaactctgctttttcaagtaataaaaaattttaacgtaaaaagcaaggtattgaggagggagcgaCCCTCTGACTTTTCGACTTTTACTTTATTCTtggacttttagggagtgttttcccccCTTTTCGAAAAgtagccaaattttctcaggctcttagcctTTGATGAGCAACactaaaattaatgaatattatatGTTTGAAATGAGCACAAagagccgattcttttgatatagcaattgatatccatttttcagagtttcggttacttttgggTCGCGTCGCTCCTAACTTAccgttcgttactacgaactgtttgataagaaaatAGGTgataaataaaactagtttgATATAAAAGTGGATTATAAAAATAATCGTGTAAAATACTGGGAGATTTACCGTCTAAATCAAACACATTCCGCCAATTTTCAGTATATTTTACCGTACTACATATAGTAGTTCCTCGTGCTGTGTCGATCAGTAACATCTATATAATCATTAGAtagcattttgttttatttattctcccTTTAAACACACTATTTACAATCGTATGTGATGCAACCTTGAAACTTTAAACTGCAATcgcttacattttttttttttttattgcgggTATGCATTTACTTTTACACGCTTTTATCCCATTTATCTGTTTATTTAATCGGATCTTTCGGAAATTTGAATACTCGTTAACAAGTATGGTATCTATCCAAGGGTATATTGAAGATTGTTATGCGGGGGGGAGTTCGAGCAgaggggggttacaaaaaacttaaaagaagtgtaaaaaaattatatgcattttgttacgcttttacgagttcggacaaaaattttgaggggaaGGGCTCAAACCCCGCATCCCTCCCTGGATACAGCCATGCATACATCACGTACAACCAATTCTATGGCTATatgttttttttgaagaaagctTTACTTTTTCCAGCAgtatatgttttttcaaagcaCCAAGTGCGTCATTATGGCATCTAACTATCGGAGCTTTGTACTTTTTGTGCGCTTGAACATTTGTTCCGTGAGGAAAAAATAGCGACAGTagtaaaagcattaaaaaataacttgcCACCTGGTGTACATGATTTGTATAAGTTGGCATCCCCTTGAATGAAGGGTAATGAAATTCAATATTAATTTATGGTAATCCTACGTAGATCTCCGTGGGAAGGAAAcattataataacaaaatagtAGGCTTCCAAATATAATCTTCACGATAATGaatgtttacccccccccccctaatggtGTCATATTACAGAACTTCTCAAGAAGACAgtataatagaaaattttttacttcaaaatatgaaaGATTTCTATTAAGCATTTTTTTCAGGATTCTTCCCATTTTATCC
This window harbors:
- the LOC136028233 gene encoding uncharacterized protein LOC136028233, whose translation is MIEWLSVYKGNLKTMDSINIAFKKVLLTLLLASSVLTVPIPPWFSGSRPFDPAIFSNYYVAIPPRAIDELRTQAANIVYGRYNNQQAYSYLAPMITYPRGLPLSNDQDPFEMNDHFDSDQGVTVVATDDVFIPKGQKMQFKISPASLKSSQGKTDKIKPKMKLVKIEREQRPASTTDESS